The following proteins come from a genomic window of Pseudochaenichthys georgianus chromosome 17, fPseGeo1.2, whole genome shotgun sequence:
- the LOC117462029 gene encoding phospholipid scramblase family member 5 translates to MSAVTNQPLPFGQLEREKHIQMIFKAFQKHCGPSCECHAHHPRPKRTQTPPDCQSDGPLSGVAPGRMMSNGFMQQPGKVSLPGGEEPGGAAGTHFLSVLETVSEIHITARPELQGPQCVPRRIYSISTGGHRSQLFMAVEESSCVCLQCCGPARACSLRGFDCQGRQVFYFERPLRVDACCLGCCLMEMRAYTPHKQLIGTVFQRWSMFTPLLEVCDSEGASTIRIQGSCCPSRCFSNQQFQIVSNIGEKMGSIWKKWPGFNDDYNMDHEYFGLEVPLGMESHSKLMLLAATFLLNYMFFEMS, encoded by the exons ATGTCAGCGGTGACCAATCAGCCTCTTCCCTTCGGTCAACTGGAAAGAGAGAAGCACATCCAGATGATCTTCAAAGCTTTCCAGAAACACTGCGGGCCTTCATGTGAATGCCACGCTCACCACCCTCGGCCCAAACGCACCCAAACGCCTCCTGACTGTCAATCTGATGGGCCGCTGTCAGGTGTGGCTCCTGGGAGGATGATGAGCAACGGATTCATGCAGCAACCAGGGAAAGTCAGTCTGCCAGGGGGGGAGGAGCCTGGAGGTGCAGCAGGAacacacttcctgtctgtgctgGAAACAGTCAGTGAAATCCACATCACTGCCAGACCAGAGCTGCAGG GTCCACAATGTGTTCCAAGGAGGATCTACAGCATCAGCACAGGAGGTCACAGGTCACAGTTATTTATGGCTGTGGAAG AGAGTTCCTGTGTGTGCCTCCAGTGTTGCGGTCCAGCTCGGGCCTGTTCCCTGCGGGGGTTCGACTGTCAGGGCCGgcaggtcttttattttgaaaggcccctCAGAGTGGACGCCTGCTGTCTCGGCTGCTGCCTGATGGAGATGAGGGCGTACACACCTCACAAACAACTCATAGGCACTGTGTTTCAGAG GTGGAGCATGTTCACCCCTCTCCTGGAAGTGTGTGATTCAGAAGGAGCATCCACCATCAGAATCCAGGGCTCCTGCTGTCCATCCCGATGCTTCTCTAACCAGCAATTCCAG ATTGTCTCCAACATTGGGGAGAAAATGGGCTCGATATGGAAGAAATGGCCTGGCTTCAATGATGATTATAACATGGACCATGAATATTTTGGGTTGGAAG TGCCACTCGGTATGGAATCACATTCCAAACTAATGCTGCTGGCAGCCACTTTCTTGTTG AATTACATGTTCTTTGAAATGAGCTGA
- the chrng gene encoding acetylcholine receptor subunit gamma, with protein sequence MDSVPPLSLSLFVRVFMISATASALNLEGVLFKDLMKGYNKNIRPMENSGDITQVDIKMTLTNLISLSEKEEALTTSVWIEMQWCDYRLRWDQPPRSALYGNITSELRMPSKSIWLPEVILENNMDGQFEVALYCNALVSPNGCVYWLPPAIYRSACAITVNYFPFDWQNCTMVFRSQTYSANEIKLVLKEEDNHTLEWVDIDPEAFTENGEWAIKHRPAKTLINTQHTKDELEYQEVVFFLIIQRKPLFYVINIIAPCVLFSSLCLLVYFLPAKAGGQKCTMSIATLLGQTVFLFLIAKKVPETSRAVPLIGKYLMFAMSVTTTVVMNCVVVLNVSLRTPNTHKMTDNVRKIFLNILPRLLKMQMQPWKPNSDKASEPGNGENHVTDRNNVFLVPCRRRSSMSLISKAEEYVFKTARSELMFTRLKDRNGLMKSVLERIHDGLKGGSAEQLSASLAKASPQLKQCVASCKHIAETARKQNNFQSENEEWFLVARVIDRVCFIVMVSVFFIGTIGIFLMGHFNQPPSSPFPGDPKRYLPLINNLTDLTESGKGANFLG encoded by the exons atggACTCAGTACCTCCACTCTCCCTGTCACTCTTTGTGAGGGTCTTCATGATTTCTGCCACAG CATCAGCGCTCAACCTTGAAGGGGTACTTTTCAAGGATTTAATGAAGGGCTACAACAAGAACATCCGCCCGATGGAGAACAGCGGGGACATCACTCAGGTCGACATCAAAATGACTCTCACTAACCTCATCTCTCTG AGTGAAAAGGAGGAGGCCCTGACGACTAGCGTCTGGATAGAAATG CAATGGTGTGACTACAGGCTCAGGTGGGACCAACCGCCCAGGTCAGCGCTCTATGGGAACATCACCTCTGAGCTGCGGATGCCCTCCAAGAGCATCTGGCTGCCTGAAGTCATACTGGAGAACAA TATGGATGGACAGTTCGAGGTGGCTCTGTACTGCAACGCTCTGGTGTCTCCTAACGGCTGCGTGTACTGGCTGCCTCCCGCCATCTACCGCAGTGCTTGTGCCATCACCGTCAACTACTTTCCATTTGACTGGCAGAACTGCACCATGGTCTTCCG CTCCCAGACGTACAGTGCCAACGAGATCAAACTGGTTCTCAAAGAGGAGGACAACCACACGCTGGAGTGGGTGGACATTGACCCAGAGGCTTTCACAG AGAATGGAGAGTGGGCCATCAAGCACAGGCCGGCTAAGACGCTGATCAACACTCAGCACACTAAGGATGAGCTGGAGTACCAGGAGGTGGTCTTCTTCCTCATCATCCAGAGGAAGCCCCTCTTCTACGTCATTAACATCATCGCTCCCTGTGTGCTCTTCTCTTCCCTCTGCCTCCTTGTCTACTTCTTACCTGCCAAAG CTGGGGGTCAGAAGTGCACCATGTCTATTGCCACTCTTCTGGGCCAGACTGTGTTTCTCTTCCTTATCGCCAAGAAGGTTCCAGAGACTTCCAGGGCAGTGCCCCTGATTGGAAA GTATTTGATGTTTGCGATGTCAGTGACAACCACAGTGGTGATGAACTGTGTGGTAGTCCTCAACGTTTCCCTGAGAACCCCAAACACTCACAAAATGACAGACAATGTCAGAAAG ATCTTCCTAAACATCCTGCCTCGGCTGCTGAAGATGCAGATGCAACCCTGGAAACCAAACAGTGACAAGGCTTCAGAACCTGGCAACGGTGAAAATCATGTCACAGACAGGAACAACGTGTTCCTGGTGCCCTGCCGACGCCGCAGCTCCATGAGCCTCATTAGCAAGGCGGAGGAATACGTGTTCAAAACAGCTCGATCTGAACTCATGTTTACCAGACTCAAAGACAGAAACGGACTGATGAAGTCAGTATTAGAGAGGATAC ATGATGGGCTGAAGGGGGGCTCAGCTGAGCAGCTCAGTGCCAGCCTGGCAAAGGCCTCTCCACAGCTGAAGCAGTGTGTGGCCTCCTGCAAACACATCGCCGAGACTGCAAGAAAACAGAACAACTTCCAAAGT GAGAACGAAGAGTGGTTCCTGGTCGCCCGGGTGATCGACAGGGTCTGCTTCATTGTCATGGTGTCGGTGTTTTTTATCGGCACGATTGGGATCTTCCTGATGGGTCATTTCAACCAGCCCCCCTCCTCGCCTTTCCCCGGGGATCCCAAGAGGTATCTCCCTCTAATAAACAACCTCACTGATCTAACTGAGAGTGGGAAGGGAGCAAACTTCTTGGGGTGA
- the prss56 gene encoding uncharacterized protein prss56: MSLAPVFFSILPYLLCFLPASLSHMLFFLFGVSLSSPAALSDRGTVVLEAAMTSALSTLDRASSERSRAEAGCRGCVPCLFQDCGQLSGSCSSPANALSEPSCDVISKAQKLQDEAERSWALSQACAYYQHRCPAGELDKESCIRIMGESCSARVLQCSLLNTMQNLEPATQTHAQAVCGQRSSAVQNITQPRSRIVGGSPAPPGSWPWLVNLQLDGGLMCGGVLVDSSWVVTAAHCFAGSRSESYWTAVVGEFDITKTDPDEQVLKVNRIIPHPKFNPKTFNNDIALVELASPVVLSGRVTPVCLPSGMEPPTGSPCLVAGWGSLYEDGPSADVVMEAKVPLLPQSTCKSALGKELVTNTMLCAGYLSGGIDSCQGDSGGPLIYQDRISGRFQLFGITSWGDGCGEKGKPGVYTRVSAFSDWIQAEIHKSFGSREPTCQELLKTTEMTEEEQRSEFSSICRFYTLTCPPAQSAGACSRMAEDKCLTRFKKCQLRSFIQTLLDLLQRAEDYIRDKVDLTFFTQTLPQLVEHIYSTAFIHTRERRDLALSPRLTQMKELGGAVVPTQQGPSPVPPSLFREVGPSVDDWEKYLRNIAEDLDKQQHDKSTDTSAPKRQEDNLFLQTEDSSVHQLEAEFQSFISAVRSKLESRAAPPILSIDTVYLQEESPNSPHSTSASTGASSSSSSSSQEPQEPWSLLTALMNEIQKVRTQDEGVTEDESQSVTLPDKDSSSDLNWSVTSEDLTFVENGDGTELKSSALPLPVQSTSVVTEGAPRSETTADPRQAVQAGKTRSLHRIYRSLLRKRQTPGASGKICPGVKETSQQVSQVRDSYSWVLSIPSKNLRMSFQEVLVDLSSKNDRGLYQARVRAVVGGRPLTFYSLVGLENESFYRSVPRIISVALDALKV, encoded by the exons ATGAGTCTGGCTCCTGTCTTCTTCTCTATCTTGCCGTACTTGCTTTGCTTCCTTCCCGCCAGCTTGTCTCACATGTTGTTCTTTCTTTTCGGTGTCTCCCTTTCCTCCCCTGCAGCACTCTCTGATCGAGGCACTGTGGTTCTCGAGGCGGCCATGACTAGTGCCCTGTCCACTCTCGACCGTGCATCATCTGAGAGAAGTCGGGCGGAAGCAGGCTGCCGAGGCTGTGTTCCCTGTTTGTTTCAGGACTGTGGACAGCTGTCTGGCTCCTGTT CGTCTCCTGCCAATGCCCTTTCAGAGCCCAGCTGTGATGTCATCAGTAAGGCGCAGAAGCTTCAAGATGAAGCTGAGCGGAGTTGGGCTCTCAGTCAGGCCTGTGCATACTACCAGCATCGCTGCCCAGCTGGTGAACTGGACAAAGAGAGCTGCATCAGGATCATGGGGGAGAGCTGCAGCGCCCGGGTGCTCCAGTGCAGCCTGCTGAACACCATGCAGAACCTGGAGCCTGCCACACAGACGCATGCACAGG CAGTGTGTGGTCAGAGGTCGTCCGCGGTGCAGAACATCACACAGCCTCGCTCCCGGATCGTGGGGGGCTCGCCGGCTCCTCCAGGCAGCTGGCCCTGGCTGGTCAACCTCCAGCTAGATGGTGGTCTGATGTGTGGGGGGGTGCTGGTGGACAGCTCCTGGGTGGTCACTGCAGCTCACTGTTTTGCTGG CAGCCGGAGTGAGAGCTACTGGACTGCAGTGGTGGGGGAGTTTGACATCACAAAGACGGACCCTGATGAGCAGGTTCTCAAAGTGAACCGCATCATCCCTCATCCTAAG TTCAATCCAAAGACATTTAACAACGATATAGCCCTAGTGGAGCTGGCATCCCCAGTCGTCCTGTCTGGTCGTGTGACCCCGGTGTGTCTCCCCTCCGGCATGGAGCCCCCTACTGGCAGTCCGTGTCTGGTGGCAGGCTGGGGCTCCCTCTATGAGG ATGGTCCATCTGCTGACGTGGTGATGGAGGCCAAGGTGCCTCTGCTGCCTCAGAGCACCTGTAAGAGCGCCCTTGGCAAAGAACTGGTCACAAATACCATGCTGTGTGCTGGCTATCTCTCCGGAGGAATAGACTCATGTCAG GGTGATTCTGGAGGCCCCTTGATCTACCAGGACCGAATCTCAGGTCGGTTCCAGCTCTTCGGCATTACCTCCTGGGGAGACGGCTGTGGGGAGAAGGGCAAGCCCGGAGTCTACACTCGGGTGTCTGCCTTCTCTGACTGGATTCAGGCTGAGATACACA AGTCCTTTGGAAGCAGGGAGCCGACCTGCCAGGAGCTTCTGAAGACAACAGAAATGACGGAGGAGGAACAGCGGTCGGAGTTCAGCTCCATCTGTCGGTTCTACACCCTGACCTGCCCCCCCGCTCAGTCAGCCGGCGCCTGCAGCCGGATGGCAGAGGACAAGTGCCTCACCCGCTTTAAGAAATGTC AGTTGCGTTCGTTCATACAAACCCTGCTAGACTTGCTCCAGAGGGCAGAGGACTACATCCGGGACAAAGTGGACTTGACCTTCTTCACCCAGACTCTTCCTCAGCTGGTGGAGCACATCTACAGCACCGCCTTCATTCACACCAGAGAACGAAGGGACCTGGCCCTGAGCCCCCGTCTCACACAGATGAAAG AGCTCGGTGGAGCTGTGGTGCCTACACAGCAGggtccctctccagttcctccGTCCTTATTCAGAGAGGTGGGACCCTCAGTGGACGACTGGGAGAAATATCTGAGAAATATTGCTGAGGATCTggacaaacaacaacatgacaaaTCAACAGACACCTCCGCGCCAAAACGACAAGAGGACAACCTTTTCTTACAG ACAGAGGACTCCTCGGTACATCAGCTGGAGGCAGAATTTCAATCTTTTATCTCAGCCGTGCGCTCAAAATTGGAATCCAGAGCTGCTCCTCCCATCCTGTCCATTGACACAGTCTACCTCCAGGAGGAGTCTCCCAACAGTCCCCATTCAACGTCTGCTTCCACGGgagcatcctcctcctcctcctcatcctcacaGGAACCCCAGGAACCTTGGTCTCTTTTAACAGCCCTGATGAATGAGATTCAGAAAGTCAGGACACAAGATGAAGGAGTGACAGAAGACGAGTCACAAAGTGTAACATTGCCAGATAAAGACTCTTCTTCTGATTTAAACTGGAGCGTCACGTCGGAGGATTTGACTTTTGTTGAGAATGGAGACGGAACAGAATTGAAATCTTCAGCGTTACCGCTTCCTGTGCAGTCCACGTCTGTGGTCACTGAGGGGGCTCCTCGCTCAGAGACCACCGCTGACCCTAGACAAGCTGTGCAAGCAGGAAAGACTCGAAGTCTGCACAGAATATACCGGAGCCTCCTTCGGAAGAGGCAGACACCTGGGGCCAGTGGGAAAA TTTGCCCTGGAGTCAAAGAGACCTCACAGCAGGTCAGCCAGGTCAGAGACTCCTACAGCTGGGTCTTAAGCATCCCGAGCAAAAACCTCCGCATGAGCTTCCAAGAG GTGTTAGTTGATCTGAGCTCCAAGAATGATCGAGGACTTTACCAGGCGCGGGTCAGAGCAGTAGTGGGCGGACGACCTTTGACCTTCTACAGTCTTGTGGGCCTAGAGAACGAGTCCTTTTACCGCAGTGTGCCAAGGATAATCTCTGTAGCACTGGACGCACTCAAAGTCTGA